TTCCAGCTTCTCCGGCGGCACCGCCAGGGTCATGCGTTCCTGCGCCTCGGAGATGAGAATCTCCCAGGGCTGCAGGCCAGGATATTTGAGCGGGGCGCGGTCGAGATGCAGCTCGAAACCGCCGGTGTCTTCACTCATTTCGCCGACCGAGGAGGAAAGACCGCCGGCGCCGTTGTCGGTGATGGAACTGTACAGCCCCCGGTCGCGGGCGATGAGCAGAAAATCGAACATGCGCTTCTGGGTGATCGGATCGCCGATCTGCACGGCGGTCACCGGCGAACCTTCGTGCAACTCTTCCGAAGAGAAGGTGGCGCCGTGAATACCGTCTTTGCCGATGCGTCCGCCGGTCATGACGATATGATCGCCGACCTGAACCTTCTTTTCATGACAAGGCTTACCGTTCAGGACGCGGGGCATGATCGAGGCGGTGCCGCAATAGACCAGCGGCTTGCCGGCGAAACGTTCATCGAAGACGATAGAGCCATTGACCGTCGGGATGCCGCTCTTGTTGCCGCCGTGTTCGACCCCCTCGACCACCCCTTCAAAAATCCGCCGGGGATGCAGCAGTCGGGGCGGCAAGGGTTTTTCGTAGAAGGGCGAAGCGAAGCAGAAGACGTCGGTGTTGAAGATCAACCGGGCACCCATGCCCGTTCCCATGCCGTCACGGTTGACGCCGACGATGCCGGTCAGAGCGCCGCCGTAGGGATCGAGAGCGCTCGGCGAGTTGTGGGTTTCGACTTTGAAGACCACACTCCAGTCCTCGTTGAAGGCGATGACCCCGGCGTTGTCTTTGAAGACCGACAGGCAGAAATCCTTTTCCCCCTTGGCCGCGCGGATGTCGCGGGTGGCGCCGACGATGTAGGTCTTGAACAGGGAGTTGATGCTTTCTTTACGCCCCTGCTCATCCTCGTAATCAATGCGCGCCGAGAAGATCTTGTGCTTGCAGTGTTCGCTCCAAGTCTGGGCCAGGGCTTCAAGCTCGACGTCGGTGAGCTTGGCGCCAAGGCCGACGGCGGTCCGCGTCTGGGAGAAAGTCGGATCGATGGCGTGGGCTTGGATCGTCTTCATCTCATCGAGATTGAGAGCGAGCATGCCGTCGCGGCTGATCTGCATCAGCGCCTCGTCAGCGACGTCGAGGTCGATTTCCCGCACCTCGGGACGGGCATCGCCGGTGACCTTGGGCAGGGTAATGGTCACTCCCTTTTCCTGGTCGAACTCGGCGGCGGTGACGATGTCCCAGCGCTGGATCAGGCCGTTGCCGAGAAAGCCCGAGGCGATGCGCTCGGCGATCGCCTTATCGACCTTCCCCTTGAGCAGATACTGGACCGAGGTATAGACCGCCTCGCCGGCGGCAAAAGGACGGCCGGTGAGATACTGGATCGCCTCGCGGGCGGTGCGTCCGACATTGTCGGTGACGCCAGGACGGAAGCCGACCTCGATCAGAACGTCGAAATCCCGGGCCAGCGGACGGTTGACGGCGTAGCGCTGGATCACCGGGTCGGAGAGCGGACCGGCGGCGGCCGCCTCGACTTCGGCTTCGGACAGGTCCGCGTCGACGGTGTAAACATCTAGGGTGCGCACCTGTTCCAGTTCAATGCCGAGATGTTCCCTGATTTCGCGCCTGACCCGCTCACCGCGAGGGTCTTTGACGTCATCCAGCAGTCCGACTACGATTCTCCAGGCCATGAATTCTCCTCAGGCAACCTTCGGGTTAAAACAGGCACGGGCAGGACGCGTTACCGCCCTGCCCCATAATTTCGTTCGCATTTTAGCTCACGCCGTCAGTTCCAGACAGACGCTGGCTTCGTCCTGACGGCCGACCACCACCCGCGGAGCGCAGAGATTCCGCTCGGTAAGAACGGTGGAAACGGCCGCCTGCGCCAGTTCGGGGCGATTATTTTCGTGACTGAGATGGGCGAGAAAAACCGCTTCGAGCCGGTCGCAAACCACCTCGCCGAGAAGCTCGGCGCAGTCGTCGTTGGAGAGATGCCCATGGTGTCCGCGAATCCGCTGCTTCAGCGGCCAGGGGTAAGGGCCGTCGCGCAACAGTTCGGGGTCATGGTTGGCTTCCAGCACCAGCGCCCGACACCCTTTCAGGCGTTCCCGGACCAGCCGCGTGGCGATGCCCAGGTCGGTGGCCACGCCAATCTTGCCCAATGCCGTTTCAATCAGAAATCCCACCGGCGCTACCGCATCATGGGTCACAGGAAAGGGAGTAATCCGCAGATCCTTGAGGTCGAAAGCCTCACCGTCGGTAATTTCTCGGAGATCATCGATCCGGCCGAGATTGGGCAGGGCGGCGCGAGTGGCATGATGCAGATAGACAGGCAGGGAATAGCGGCGGGACAAAGGGCCGACGCCGAGGCAATGATCGCCATGTTCGTGGGTGACGAGCAACGCATCGAGATCCTCGGAGCGTACCCCGATTCCCGCCAGGCGACGGGTCAACTCCCGCGCCGGCAATCCGGCATCGATGAGCACCCGGCACTCGTCCGACTCAAGGTAGAGGGCATTCCCCCGACTTCCACTGGCTAACAGGCAAATCCGCACACAATTCTCCCCGCCCCGGGCATGGGCGCCTGACTATATACCTTATATAACAAGGACGCCGCAAGGGAAAAACCGGTTTTCATCCGCCGCTGAATCAGCTCTCGGAAGGGATGGGCAGAAGGATGTGGAAGGTGCTGCCGGGGAAGTGATCGGGGTCGCAACCGGGGCTTTCCACCCAGACCTCGCCGCCGTGCATTTCGACGATCCCCTTGACGATGGTCAGGCCAAGCCCGGTCCCCTTCCCCTTGAAGGCAACCTTGCCGGTGGAATGTTCCTCGATGATGCCAACCTCGTAGAACTTCTCGAAAACCCGCACCTGATCAGCTCCGTCGATGCCGATGCCGGTGTCGTTGATGAGAATTTCCACAAAGGGCGCCGGCGCCCGACCGATGCGCCGCCAGTCGTCGTTTTCCTCTTCGTCCCGCTCACCCATATATTTCAGGCGATAGGAAAGCCGGGTTTCCACGGTGATGCGTCCGCCATCGGGAGTGAATTTGATGGAATTGACCACGAGATTGGTGATGACCTGAACCAGACGGTCGGGATCGCATTTGATCAGCGGCAGATGCTCGGCGAGGCGCAGTTCGTGACTCTGTTTGCGGACCGTGAAGAAATATTCGATCTCCTTGAGGGCCTGGCGAATCACCTCATTGATATCGACCACCCGCTCGCGCAGACGCAGGGCATGGCTGTCGAGCATCGAAACGTCGACCATGTCGCGGACGATATTGGAGAGGCGGTTGGCGGCCTCGTCGATGTGCTGCAGCATCGGCAGAGCCTCTTCACCGACAACGTCAGCCATTTCGTCAAGCAGGATATCCGAGTAGCCGAGAATCACGGTCAGAGGGGTCTTCAACTCGTGGGAGGCGAGGCCGAGGAAGGAGTCTTTCATCTGGTTGAGCCGCTGCAACTCGGCGGTACTGCGCTCGAGGTTTTCGGTGATTTCCCGCTCCCGGGTGACGTCGCGGTAGGTCATCTGGGTCATGCGTTTGCCGTCGCGACCGACTACCGGTGAACCCTTGCCCCAGGCAATCAGCCGGGTGTGGTCCGAGGGGCGAGTGAAGCGCACCTCGGCTTCATGAAAATTGCCGAGCAAAATACTCTGATGCATTTCGTACTGGTCATCCACATTTTCACATTCCAGCTTTTCCCAGAAGGTGAAGAGATTGGTCCCTTGCACGGCATGACGGGAAACGCCAAAGAAGGCCTCGGCCGCCTTGTTGAGCAGGACCAGGCGATCTTCGTCGTCGCTGACGAGAATGGCGTCGGAGGCATCCTCAAGAAGCGAGCGATACATCTCGCGACTGCGCCCCAGTTCGGTGCCGATCTGCTCCTGACGTTCGTAGGAGAGTTGCAGCTCGCGGTTCGTTTCCTCCAGCTCGCGGTAGCTCTCGCTGATCTGCTCGTCACGCTGGCGCAAAGAGGCCGCCATTTCCTGCAACGCTGTACCGAGCTCAGAAAAGTCGGGAGTGGACATGGGCGGGACGACGACCTTGAAGTTGCCACCGGCGATTTCCTTGGCCACATCGCACAGTCGATGAATCGGCCCGACCAGGTCACGGCGGGTAAAAAGGAAGACCAGCCCGAAAATGACCAGAAAGGCAAGACCGAAAATGATGAAGGCCCGTTGCAGGGCCTTGGCGGTACGGGCCTCAAGCACCGAATCAGGAAAACCGATACGGATGCGTCCGGACAGGTTGCCGGAAGCATCGAAAATGGGCAGGGAAAGGTCGTAAATCTGCCCCCAGCGCGGGGTCATGAGGAGGGAGGTGGAATCGGAGATCGCCTTGAGAAACTGGACGCCGGTAAAAAAGTGAAAGGAGGGATCGCTGGAATAAAGCGGTTGGCCGACGGAGTTTTCAATCAGACAATAGTTGATTTCCGGATCGCTGCCGACAATCTCCTGACAGCGGGCATTGATCCCCTCCAGTTCGTCGAGGGGCAGGCCCAGGGCCAGAACCTTTTCGACGGAGGTCTTGAGCTCGGTGGCGACACTCTGACAGCGCAAGAGCAGACCGTCCCGGTAGTCACGCCGGAAACCCTCGATATTCAATGCCGTGTTAATCCCGATGGTCAATCCGAGAATCAGAAAGACAAAAATCAGGATACGTTTTTCGAGGGTACTTTTCATCGTCGCGACAAACCGCCGTCCCTTGCAGAAATCCAAAAGCCGCCACTAGTCGTGACTAGCAAACCGCCTGATGCGCATGAAAAAAGCTGGAAAAGCGTGATGAAACACGGAAGTGGAACGAAAAAACCAGTTGCCTTTTCGATCATCTCGGGTAGACTCTGGGACTCGAAATGTGGCAGTTTTCGAATCGAGAATGTCGTCCTTTTTACCACAGCCGCCCTTGCCAATTCAACGATTCATTCATGGGACTCCAATGAAAAAAGGTTGACGAGTCCCCTCTCTTTGACTATCATGCCGCACGTTTAACTTCTTTAAGTCCCCGTTTTAGAAGAACTATCCTAAGCCCTTCTCAATTATTAAAAAGACTTTTCCCAAAAAGGAGAGCACCCATGGCCATCAAAGTAGCGATCAACGGTTTCGGACGCATCGGCAGAAACTTCTTCCGCGCGGCCGCCGCTTCGAAAACTCTCGAAATCGTCGCCGTCAACGACCTGACCGATGCGGCGACCCTCGCCCATCTGCTTAAATATGACTCGGTTCATGGCGCCTTCAAGGGCAAGGTCGAAGCCGGCAAGGATGAAATCATCGTTGACGGGAAGGCGATCAAGGTCCTCAAGTCGACCGACCCCGCCGCTCTCCCCTGGAAGGAACTTGGCGTCGAGATCGTCATTGAATCGACCGGCCGCTTCACCGACAAGGCGTCGGCCGGCAAACACCTCCAAGCTGGCGCCAAAAAAGTCATTATCAGCGCTCCCGGCAAGGATGTCGATCTGACCGTCTGTATGGGGGTCAACGAGCAGGATTACGATCCGGCCAATCACCACATCATCTCTAACGCCTCCTGCACCACCAATTGTCTGGCCCCGGTGGCCAAGGTGCTGCTCGAAAACTTCGGCATCGTCAAGGGGATGATGACCACCATCCATTCCTACACCAACGACCAGATGATCCTCGACCTGCCCCACAAGGATCTGCGCCGCGCCCGCGCCGCCGCGTTGTCGATGATTCCGACCACCACCGGTGCCGCCAAGGCCGTTTCCCTGGTGCTCCCTTCCCTTAAAGGAAAACTGGACGGCATCGCCGTGCGCGTTCCCACCCCCAACGTCTCGCTCGTCGACCTGGTGGTGGAAACCGAGAAGGCGACCAGCATCGACGAGGTGAACGCCGCATTCAAAAAAGCCGCCGATGGCCCGCTCAAAGGGATCCTGACCTACTGCGAAGAACCGCTGGTCTCCTGTGATTTCAATGGCTGCCCCGCCTCCTCGACGGTCGATGCCGACTCCACCAACGTTATCGGCGGCACCATGGTCAAAGTCATGTCCTGGTACGATAACGAGTGGGGCTACTCCAACCGGGTGCTCGACCTGGTCAATTTTATCGCGGCCAAGTAACCCCCTTCCGCCACATCCATAGAGGGCAGGATCGCTAGATCCTGCCCTTTGTTTTACCTATCCCCTTTGGAGACGTGACGATGTTCAACAAAGTGACCGTTCAGGATCTGGATCTCAAAGGCAAGCGGGTCTTCTGCCGGGTCGATTTCAATGTCCCCCTCGACGACCAGCGTTCCATTACCGACGACACCCGGATCGTCGCCGCTCTACCGACCATCCGCCACATCGTGGAGCAGGGCGGCCGACTGATTCTCGCTTCCCATCTCGGCCGCCCCAAGGCTCAGGTCAACCCCAAATACAGCCTGGCGCCGGTCGCGCCCTATCTCTCCAAACTTCTCGACCGCAAGGTAACGATGGCGCCGGACTGCATCGGTGCGGAAGTGGAAAAGCTGGTCGCGGCCATGCAGGACGGCGATATCCTGTTATTGGAAAATGTCCGTTTTCACGCCGGCGAGGAAAAGAACGATTCCGCCTTTGCCGCGCAACTTGCGGCCCTCGGCGAGGTCTACGTCAACGACGCCTTTGGCGCCGCCCATCGCGCCCACGCTTCCACCGAAGGGGTTGCCCGACTGCTTAAGCCGGCGGCAGCCGGTTTTCTCATGGAAAAGGAACTGCGTTATCTTGGCCAGGCCCTGGCCGCTCCGAAGCGACCCTTTGTCGCCGTGCTCGGTGGCGCCAAAGTCAGTGACAAGATCACCGTCATTGAGAACTTGCTCGGCAAGGTCGATGCGCTGCTGATCGGCGGCGGCATGGCCTACACCTTCCTCAAGGCCCAAGGGATCGCCATCGGCAAATCCCTGGTCGAAGAAGACCGCCTCGATCTGGCGCGGGATCTGCTGGCCAAAGCCGCCGCCCGGAAAGTTCAGATGCTCCTTCCCGTCGACCACGTCATGGCCGCCGAGTTCAAGGCGGATGCTGAAGCGGTCGTATCCGAAGGCAGCGCCGTCCGTGAAGGATTGATGGCCCTGGACATCGGCCCCAAGAGCATCGCCGCCTACACTGCGGTGTTGAAGGAGGCCGCCACCGTCGTCTGGAACGGTCCGATGGGGGTCTTCGAATTTCCCGCCTTCGCCGCCGGCACCATGGCCGTCGCCCGGACGCTGGCCGAAACGGACTGCCTTTCCATCATCGGCGGCGGTGACTCGGTGGCGGCCGTCAACCAGTCGGGACTGGAAGAGCACATGACCCACATCTCCACCGGCGGCGGCGCCTCCCTGGAGTTCCTCGAAGGTCGGGAACTGCCCGGCGTTACCGCTCTGACGGATAAAGCCTGATCTTCAATGCGGGTCGGCCGTTATTCCGGCCCCAGTTCCCTGCCCTAAGGGATATTTCACGGAGGATTTTACATGCGCAAGCCCATGATCGCCGGCAACTGGAAGCTGCACAAAACCATCGGTGAAGCCCTCGACCTGGCTTCCGCCCTCAAACAGGAAACCGCTGAGATCGATGATATCGACATCGTCATCGCCCCGGTCTTCACCTCGCTGGCCAAGGTCGCCGAGCAACTGGTCGGCTCAAACATCGCCCTAGCCGGACAGAACTGCCATCCCGCCGCTTCCGGTGCTTTCACCGGCGAGGTCTCCCCGGCTTTGCTGCGGGATGCCGGCTGCCGCTACTGTATTGTCGGCCATTCGGAACGGCGTCAGCTTTTCGGCGAGACCGATGCCTTCATCAATGAAAAAGTCCGGTCCTTGCTCGCTGCAGGACTGGACGTCATCTTCTGTATTGGCGAAACCCTGGAAGAGCGGGAAGGCGATCAGATGTACGAGGTCCTTGCCACGCAGGTGCGTGAGGGCTTGCGCGACATCACCGCCGCGCAGATGTCCCAGGTTGTGGTCGCCTACGAGCCGGTCTGGGCGATCGGCACCGGCAAGACCGCCAGCAATCTGCAGGCCGAGGAAGCCCATGCTTTCGTTCGCGGGCTGCTGCGGGGCCTGTACAGCGAAGAAGTCGCCGAGAGCACGCGCATTCTTTATGGCGGCAGCGTCAAACCGGACAACGTCGACGGCCTCATGGCGCAGATGGATGTGGACGGCGCTCTGGTCGGCGGCGCCAGCCTCAAGGCCGATGATTTCCTGCGCATCATCCGCTTTCGGCGGAGTCCCAGCGCGTAAGATTAATGCTTTGCGGAACGGACGAATCGTGATAATGTGCGTGGTCCTGTTTTCATGTCACCTGAAGGAGCTTAACCCATCATGACCACTTTTCTTATTGTCCTGCATATTGTCGTCTGCCTGGCCCTGATCGCCATTGTCCTGCTGCAAGGGGGCAAGGGGGCCGAAATGGGCGCCTCCTTCGGCGCCGGCGGCAGCCAGACGGTCTTTGGCGCCTCCGGCGGCCAGAGCTTCATGGGCAAACTGACCGCGGCGGCGGCCATTATCTTCATGCTGACCAGCCTGACCCTCGCCTACTTTTACGGCCAGCCCGGCGGTAGCAGCATCATGCCCTCCAGCGTTGTAACCGCAACCCCTCAGGCCGAACCTGTTCCCGCCACCGAACCGGCTGCGGAATCCGCTGTCGCTCCGGCCTCTGAACCGGCGACGACGGAAGCCACTCCCGCGACCGGCGACGCCCCTGTCCAGGCCAATCCGGACGCGGAAAAAAATTAACAACGCGCCGATTTAATGTTGACACAAACAGCCTGAATCAGTATAAATACATCCGCTTCGCCGAAGTGGTGGAATTGGTAGACACGCCATCTTGAGGGGGTGGTGGCCAACTGGTCGTGCGAGTTCGAGTCTCGCCTTCGGCACCAAAAAACAGAGCAACCCGCGATCCCTGATCGCGGGTTTTTTTTGTGCAAAAAACCGCTGATCAACATGCGAAAATCTCGCCGTGCCGCCAGCAAAAGAAAACCGCTTTTGATGAGTCCGGCCTGTCGATTTTACCTTGATTTCCGCGCACGCCTTTAGTAGTATCCCCACATTGCACCCTTGGTTCCCCAAAAAAACCAGGGGTTTTAGCCCCGTGATACCCCTCCTTCACGGGGCATTTTTTTATCTACCGCCGCACAGCCTCTCCCCCCTTGTCAAAGCCCTCCCTGTTGCTAGACTCATGAAAACCATTTTTCTGGAGTCGGCATGTCTAAATTTCCTTACGATCCCGCGAATTTCCCCAAGGTCACCCTCGTCAACCGTCTTGCCGAAGAAAAGAGCCCCTATCTGCTTCAACACGCGCCCAACCCCGTTCACTGGCAGCCCTGGGACGAGGCGACCTTCGCCCTGGCCCGGAGAAGTAACCGGCCGGTCTTCCTTTCCATCGGCTATGCGACCTGTCACTGGTGCCACGTCATGGAACGGGAATCTTTCGAAGACGACGAGGTTGCCGCGCTGCTCAACGCCGGATTCATCCCGGTCAAGGTCGATCGGGAGGAACGCCCGGATATCGACCAGACCTACATGACCGTATGTCAAATGATGACGGGCCAGGGGGGCTGGCCCCTGACCTTGGTTCTAACCCCGGAAAAGGAGCCCTTTTTTGCCGCGACCTATCTGCCTCGCGAAAGCCGCCCCGGACAACCGGGACTGATCTATCTGCTACAGCGGATTGCCGAAGCCTGGCGTGGAGACGAGTCCGGGATTCGGCACAGCGCCGGGCAGTTGTGCCAAGCCCTGGCGGATATCCGTGATCCTAAACGAGAAGCTCAACCATTGAACGATGCGCCCCTGCGCCGCGCGCTGGATGAATACCGCCGGGACTACGATGCCGACTGGGGCGGCTTCGGCGCTGCCCCCAAATTTCCCGCCCCCCACAACCTGTCTCTGCTTGTGCGTCTGGCGCGCCGCTTCGACCATCCCGAGGCGACAGCGATGGTCCTGCATACCCTGCGCGCCATCCGACAAGGGGGCGTTTACGACCAACTCGGCTACGGCCTGCATCGTTACGCTGTCGACCGTCAGTGGCACATTCCCCACTTTGAAAAGATGCTCTACGACCAGGCGACATTCATTCTCGCCGCGGTGGAAGCCTATCAGGCTACCGGCG
This genomic stretch from Desulfuromonas acetexigens harbors:
- a CDS encoding phosphoribosylformylglycinamidine synthase subunit PurS, yielding MAWRIVVGLLDDVKDPRGERVRREIREHLGIELEQVRTLDVYTVDADLSEAEVEAAAAGPLSDPVIQRYAVNRPLARDFDVLIEVGFRPGVTDNVGRTAREAIQYLTGRPFAAGEAVYTSVQYLLKGKVDKAIAERIASGFLGNGLIQRWDIVTAAEFDQEKGVTITLPKVTGDARPEVREIDLDVADEALMQISRDGMLALNLDEMKTIQAHAIDPTFSQTRTAVGLGAKLTDVELEALAQTWSEHCKHKIFSARIDYEDEQGRKESINSLFKTYIVGATRDIRAAKGEKDFCLSVFKDNAGVIAFNEDWSVVFKVETHNSPSALDPYGGALTGIVGVNRDGMGTGMGARLIFNTDVFCFASPFYEKPLPPRLLHPRRIFEGVVEGVEHGGNKSGIPTVNGSIVFDERFAGKPLVYCGTASIMPRVLNGKPCHEKKVQVGDHIVMTGGRIGKDGIHGATFSSEELHEGSPVTAVQIGDPITQKRMFDFLLIARDRGLYSSITDNGAGGLSSSVGEMSEDTGGFELHLDRAPLKYPGLQPWEILISEAQERMTLAVPPEKLEEFIQLAREMDVEAVDLGVFTDSGYFHCLYEGRTVAYLPMEFLHGGVPQMVISAKWTPPKTAEPVFPVPADLGAELGKLLGRLNICSKESVIRRYDHEVQAGTVIKPLVGVANDGPSDAAVFRPLFDSFEGVVVSHGICPSYSDIDTYHMMACAIDEGLRNYVAVGGDIEHVAGLDNFCWCDPVKSEKTPDGEYKAAQLVRANKALYEYCVAFGVPLISGKDSMKNDYQIGDTKISIPPTVLFSVIGKIDDVRQAVSMDVKRPGDLVYLLGETRDECGGSEYYSELGFLGSNVPKVDAMTAFARYQALNAAQRQGLVRSCHDLSDGGLGVALAEKAFAGGYGLRVELEGMVVEGELRDDTLLFSESPSRLLVTVRPQERESFERLFAGQALACLGEVLDTPRLVVSRSGRTLLDVDINLLKEAWQAPLREL
- a CDS encoding MBL fold metallo-hydrolase, whose amino-acid sequence is MRICLLASGSRGNALYLESDECRVLIDAGLPARELTRRLAGIGVRSEDLDALLVTHEHGDHCLGVGPLSRRYSLPVYLHHATRAALPNLGRIDDLREITDGEAFDLKDLRITPFPVTHDAVAPVGFLIETALGKIGVATDLGIATRLVRERLKGCRALVLEANHDPELLRDGPYPWPLKQRIRGHHGHLSNDDCAELLGEVVCDRLEAVFLAHLSHENNRPELAQAAVSTVLTERNLCAPRVVVGRQDEASVCLELTA
- a CDS encoding ATP-binding protein — protein: MKSTLEKRILIFVFLILGLTIGINTALNIEGFRRDYRDGLLLRCQSVATELKTSVEKVLALGLPLDELEGINARCQEIVGSDPEINYCLIENSVGQPLYSSDPSFHFFTGVQFLKAISDSTSLLMTPRWGQIYDLSLPIFDASGNLSGRIRIGFPDSVLEARTAKALQRAFIIFGLAFLVIFGLVFLFTRRDLVGPIHRLCDVAKEIAGGNFKVVVPPMSTPDFSELGTALQEMAASLRQRDEQISESYRELEETNRELQLSYERQEQIGTELGRSREMYRSLLEDASDAILVSDDEDRLVLLNKAAEAFFGVSRHAVQGTNLFTFWEKLECENVDDQYEMHQSILLGNFHEAEVRFTRPSDHTRLIAWGKGSPVVGRDGKRMTQMTYRDVTREREITENLERSTAELQRLNQMKDSFLGLASHELKTPLTVILGYSDILLDEMADVVGEEALPMLQHIDEAANRLSNIVRDMVDVSMLDSHALRLRERVVDINEVIRQALKEIEYFFTVRKQSHELRLAEHLPLIKCDPDRLVQVITNLVVNSIKFTPDGGRITVETRLSYRLKYMGERDEEENDDWRRIGRAPAPFVEILINDTGIGIDGADQVRVFEKFYEVGIIEEHSTGKVAFKGKGTGLGLTIVKGIVEMHGGEVWVESPGCDPDHFPGSTFHILLPIPSES
- the gap gene encoding type I glyceraldehyde-3-phosphate dehydrogenase — protein: MAIKVAINGFGRIGRNFFRAAAASKTLEIVAVNDLTDAATLAHLLKYDSVHGAFKGKVEAGKDEIIVDGKAIKVLKSTDPAALPWKELGVEIVIESTGRFTDKASAGKHLQAGAKKVIISAPGKDVDLTVCMGVNEQDYDPANHHIISNASCTTNCLAPVAKVLLENFGIVKGMMTTIHSYTNDQMILDLPHKDLRRARAAALSMIPTTTGAAKAVSLVLPSLKGKLDGIAVRVPTPNVSLVDLVVETEKATSIDEVNAAFKKAADGPLKGILTYCEEPLVSCDFNGCPASSTVDADSTNVIGGTMVKVMSWYDNEWGYSNRVLDLVNFIAAK
- a CDS encoding phosphoglycerate kinase; the encoded protein is MFNKVTVQDLDLKGKRVFCRVDFNVPLDDQRSITDDTRIVAALPTIRHIVEQGGRLILASHLGRPKAQVNPKYSLAPVAPYLSKLLDRKVTMAPDCIGAEVEKLVAAMQDGDILLLENVRFHAGEEKNDSAFAAQLAALGEVYVNDAFGAAHRAHASTEGVARLLKPAAAGFLMEKELRYLGQALAAPKRPFVAVLGGAKVSDKITVIENLLGKVDALLIGGGMAYTFLKAQGIAIGKSLVEEDRLDLARDLLAKAAARKVQMLLPVDHVMAAEFKADAEAVVSEGSAVREGLMALDIGPKSIAAYTAVLKEAATVVWNGPMGVFEFPAFAAGTMAVARTLAETDCLSIIGGGDSVAAVNQSGLEEHMTHISTGGGASLEFLEGRELPGVTALTDKA
- the tpiA gene encoding triose-phosphate isomerase translates to MRKPMIAGNWKLHKTIGEALDLASALKQETAEIDDIDIVIAPVFTSLAKVAEQLVGSNIALAGQNCHPAASGAFTGEVSPALLRDAGCRYCIVGHSERRQLFGETDAFINEKVRSLLAAGLDVIFCIGETLEEREGDQMYEVLATQVREGLRDITAAQMSQVVVAYEPVWAIGTGKTASNLQAEEAHAFVRGLLRGLYSEEVAESTRILYGGSVKPDNVDGLMAQMDVDGALVGGASLKADDFLRIIRFRRSPSA
- the secG gene encoding preprotein translocase subunit SecG, which encodes MTTFLIVLHIVVCLALIAIVLLQGGKGAEMGASFGAGGSQTVFGASGGQSFMGKLTAAAAIIFMLTSLTLAYFYGQPGGSSIMPSSVVTATPQAEPVPATEPAAESAVAPASEPATTEATPATGDAPVQANPDAEKN